In the Dermacentor albipictus isolate Rhodes 1998 colony unplaced genomic scaffold, USDA_Dalb.pri_finalv2 scaffold_19, whole genome shotgun sequence genome, one interval contains:
- the LOC139052123 gene encoding uncharacterized protein, which produces MAKPPLLPLQVCETTPWRGRLRGYLWSLVGSCPSLRSSVKQLISNLRCLPMIRSHPRVNLAKSCSANAADSGFFLSERSACNKSLRVVNIELREGRLAAACLCRGVVPAAYNLQPRRSFVLVHWLLMDCRSINFVGLCEWHMSPNQFLFQNEFQLSRKLRHAKLCHHLLDDYSPRNLTDSLRYSVTALNMLETGSVRFSNVGFHEASEMPDRFQAMRVLVFLENRNDVSDGEALIRCCATHRGQREMHDDKLIKGVNFCYVLSELVFRSVVIKKLVMSRCAPGKHTTPHVFVTLTGSRAIIDRCELLGKLETQNFEENDADVRNLSGELRVSANGKTPMVSCAAASLGLQLSVHYGNANISGLVARMSRVIDHNVTVLLSTVFAEWRYPPGRRAGLRHADPSSRDAAQSYRQEPQPLLPPPWRLGVRPPRGDRLK; this is translated from the exons ATGGCTAAACCACCGCTCCTACCTTTGCAG GTTTGTGAGACGACACCATGGAGAGGCCGCCTACGAGGGTACCTCTGGTCCTTGGTCGGCAGCTGTCCCAGCCTCCGCTCGTCGGTGAAACAGCTCATTTCGAACCTTCGCTGCCTGCCAATGATCCGGAGCCATCCCCGGGTGAACCTAGCCAAGTCGtgctcagccaacgcggccgacAGCGGCTTCTTCCTTTCGGAGCGGTCCGCGTGCAACAAATCCCTGCGGGTCGTCAACATCGAGCTGCGGGAAGGACGGCTCGCCGCGGCTTGCCTGTGCAGAGGCGTTGTTCCTGCAGCATACAACTTGCAGCCCAGGCGCTCGTTCGTGCTGGTCCACTGGCTGCTGATGGACTGTCGCTCCATCAACTTCGTGGGGCTCTGCGAGTGGCACATGTCTCCAAATCAGTTTCTTTTCCAGAACGAGTTCCAATTGAGCCGAAAACTTAGGCACGCCAAGCTATGCCACCACCTGCTGGATGACTACTCGCCTAGGAATCTGACTGACTCGCTCCGCTACTCGGTGACCGCGCTCAACATGCTGGAGACGGGGAGCGTTCGATTTTCGAACGTCGGCTTTCACGAGGCGAGTGAAATGCCCGACAGGTTCCAGGCGATGCGCGTGCTCGTCTTCCTTGAGAACAGGAACGACGTGTCCGATGGTGAGGCGCTGATACGCTGCTGCGCCACGCATCGGGGTCAGCGCGAGATGCACGACGACAAGCTGATCAAAGGGGTCAACTTCTGCTATGTGCTGTCCGAACTGGTGTTCCGTAGCGTGGTCATCAAGAAGCTCGTCATGAGCCGCTGTGCACCGGGTAAACACACTACGCCCCACGTGTTCGTGACGCTGACGGGTTCTCGTGCTATCATAGATCGGTGCGAGCTGCTCGGAAAGTTGGAGACGCAGAACTTCGAGGAGAACGACGCAGACGTCCGGAACCTATCTGGAGAACTGAGAGTCAGCGCGAACGGGAAGACACCGATGGTCTCATGCGCTGCCGCCTCCCTGGGCCTCCAGTTGTCGGTCCACTACGGAAACGCCAACATCTCGGGTCTCGTGGCTCGGATGTCTCGAGTAATCGACCATAACGTGACCGTCCTGCTGTCCACGGTGTTCGCCGAATGGCGCTACCCCCCGGGACGCAGAGCTGGCCTTCGCCACGCAGACCCCTCAAGCCGGGACGCAGCGCAGAGCTATCGGCAAGAGCCCCAGCCTCTGCTCCCTCCTCCTTGGCGGCTGGGCGTTCGACCACCGCGTGGCGACCGCCTTAAGTGA